Proteins encoded together in one Gadus chalcogrammus isolate NIFS_2021 chromosome 18, NIFS_Gcha_1.0, whole genome shotgun sequence window:
- the LOC130371732 gene encoding rho GTPase-activating protein 27-like, giving the protein MEQVEVEHGYEYTTRDGLRVAILPRERYLLVAKTSDHWWHVSKDPSSKPFYIPAQYVKGCASPGDGPWGTGLDARPPTESLGGSEPLDESSDLGPMGGPAGDAWPSPLDEEFTSPVHPRTRGAGGAAAESQQ; this is encoded by the exons atggagcaggtggaggtggagcacgGGTACGAGTACACTACCAGGGACGGCCTCCGGGTGGCCATCCTGCCCCGGGAACGCTACCTTCTGGTCGCCAAGACCAGCGACCACTGGTGGCACGTGAGCAAGGACCCGAGCAGCAAGCCTTTCTACATCCCAGCGCAGTATGTGAAGGGGTGCGCGTCCCCAGGCGACGGTCCTTGGGGCACGGGGCTCGATGCCAGGCCTCCGACGGAGAGTCTGGGTGGAAGTGAACCGTTGGATGAGTCGTCAGACCTGGGGCCGATGGGAGGGCCTGCAGGGGATGCCTGGCCGTCCCCTCTGGATGAGGAGTTCACGAGCCCTGTGCACCCCAGGacacgaggagcaggaggagcagcagcag AATCCCAACAATAA
- the mfsd13a gene encoding transmembrane protein 180: MGARRWLYRPAVPNTAVLYGSLALFVSILHNVFLLYYVETFVSVYKIDKVSFWVGEAVFLIWNSFNDPLFGWLSDRAFLSSPQVGSQITSPEVVLKRLAALSRNGPLFALSFLGFWVAWARPSLQFLVCLCLYDGFLTAVDLNHNALLADLAVSAADRTRLNFHCSLFSAVGSLSVFLSYCFWDKEDLRSFRLFCVALAAVSALGFWAVSRLLRQRFESQLRPGTNDAAGLKELGIGHALPPQEQPVTIGQYLRQLSKHKNFMWFASMNLVQVFHCHFNSNFFPLFLEHLLSDNISASAGSLLLGVSYIAPHLNNLYFLTLCRRYGVYQVIRWLFMLKLGLSVAMLLAGADHIYLLCIFIASNRVFTEGTCKLLNLVISDLVDEDFVLNRRRQAASALLFGMVALVTKPGQTFAPLIGTWLLCFYTGYDIFERRPAQHALVGVGVNPEGGPQGAGPAPGTAPLRLGCFYMLVVVPIICALLQLTAWSRFTLHGRKLQGIKTQRQGAQHAPLADVKAI; encoded by the exons atGGGCGCGCGGCGGTGGCTCTACCGGCCGGCCGTCCCCAACACGGCCGTCCTGTACGGCTCGCTGGCCCTCTTCGTGTCCATCCTCCACAACGTGTTCCTGCTGTACTACGTCGAGACCTTCGTGTCCGTCTACAAGATCGACAAGGTCTCCTTCTGGGTGGGAGAG GCCGTGTTCCTGATATGGAACAGCTTCAACGACCCCCTCTTCGGCTGGTTGAGCGACCGGGCCTTTCTTAGCTCGCCACA ggtgGGCTCCCAGATCACATCCCCCGAGGTGGTGCTGAAGCGCCTGGCCGCCCTCTCCCGCAACGGGCCCCTGTTCGCCCTCTCCTTCCTGGGCTTCTGGGTGGCGTGGGCGCGGCCCTCGCTCCAGTTCCTGGTGTGCCTGTGCCTCTACGACGGCTTCCTCACCGCCGTGGACCTCAACCACAACGCCCTGCTGGCGGACCTGGCGGTGTCGGCGGCGGATCGCACGCGCCTCAACTTCCACTGCTCGCTGTTCAGCGCCGTGGGCTCGCTGTCCGTCTTCCTGTCCTACTGCTTCTGGGACAAGGAGGACCTGCGCTCGTTCCGGCTGTTCTGCGTGGCGCTGGCGGCCGTGTCGGCGCTGGGCTTCTGGGCCGTGTCCCGGCTGCTGCGGCAGCGCTTCGAGAGCCAGCTCCGCCCCGGGACGAACGACGCTGCCGGCCTCAAAGA GCTGGGCATCGGCCATGCCCTGCCTCCCCAGGAACAGCCCGTCACCATCGGACAGTACCTCAGGCAGCTCTCCAAGCACAAGAACTTCATGTGGTTCGCGTCGATGAACCTCGTCCAG GTGTTTCACTGCCACTTCAACAGCAACTTCTTCCCCCTGTTCCTCGAACATCTGCTCTCGGACAACATCTCGGCCTCGGCCGGCTCTCTCCTGCTAG GCGTCTCCTACATCGCGCCACACCTCAACAACCTGTACTTCCTGACCCTGTGTCGGCGCTACGGCGTGTACCAGGTGATCCGCTGGCTCTTCATGCTCAAGCTGGGCCTCAGCGTGGCCATGCTGCTAGCCGGAGCCGACCATATCTACCTACTGTGCATCTTCATCGCCAG TAACCGCGTGTTCACAGAGGGAACGTGCAAGCTGCTGAACTTGGTCATCTCCGACCTGGTGGACGAGGATTTCGTGCTGAACCGCCGGCGGCAGGCGGCGTCCGCGCTGCTCTTCGGGATGGTCGCCCTGGTAACCAAACCAGGCCAGACCTTCGCCCCGCTCATCGGCACCTGGCTGCTTTGTTTCTACACAG GATACGACATCTTCGAGCGGCGGCCCGCGCAGCATGccctggtgggggtgggagtgAACCCCGAGGGAGGCCCCCAGGGCGCCGGCCCGGCCCCGGGCACGGCCCCCCTGCGCCTGGGCTGCTTCTACATGCTGGTGGTGGTCCCCATCATCTGCGCCCTCCTCCAGCTCACCGCCTGGTCCCGCTTCACGCTCCACGGCCGCAAACTGCAGGGCATTAAGACCCAGCGGCAGGGGGCGCAGCACGCCCCGCTGGCCGATGTCAAGGCCATCTGA